The genomic interval TTCAGCCACAATATCACTGCACGCGTAAATCGGATCTGACAGAACAACATCGAACTTTCCATTACGCAGTTTGTCCATCAACTCTGGAGATTTCAAAATGCCGTCACAGTGTGCCAGAGACATATACTGATGTTTGGAAGCTAACTGATAACATTTGATTGCAATCTGCAGCAAACTTAACTCATCCATCTCATACACTGAAAAATGCAGAAATTCTTCAATGAACTGTTGCATCTCCTGTTCATCCATGGACACGCTGAAGGGCTGGTAGGAGAAGCGATCCGATTTTTTAGCTTTCATGAAGAGAGAGGCATCCGGTACCAACACCGTGACATTGTGTCCCCTGTCAATTAATGTTTCCAACACAATCTTCAGATTGATCCAGTGACTGCCCTCAGTATACCAAACTAAAATATTCCCACATTCTGTAGggctgaacacagtaagtagAGAAAGAAATAGTACGAGTCTCATGATTGCCAGTGATAGATTGTGAGATATTTAGTCTCTTACCTCATGTGCTGAACAGTCTGGTATAATTATTAACATAGTATATAGATTTTGACAAGTCATGGTGCTCATAAATCAACAGGGTAAAAGGTAGAGGCCAAAGAGAAAGGTAAAGAAGGTTAATTACAgctttaaaaatgtgttattaGAAATCACTCTTTATTACAATATTTGAAGCAGAATTGTGTCCCACCCTATGTATCTAATTCATGGTGAGAAAAAACTTTTTATTCTCATTATTACAAGTATTGAACCTTACAGCAAGTGCAAATCTACTCTCATGGTAGGCTTACTTGTTTTTGAGCTTgatggctttatacatttaacgGCCGTTTCCTCACGTGTGATTAACGCACAGAGGTGATTTACTGCGGACGCAAGCATCAGTTGTGCGCTCAGTTATTAATGGCATTTAAAAATGGAATTCAATATCCAGTAGAATGCATGTAGTGATTCCATTTTTGTGCTCCACTATCGTACTTTTTTTAGCAATAGCAGTGATATAAATGAAAACCAGCAGCTGATTGGACAGATGCACAGACCCAAGTCACATATATCTAATCACCTGCTTTTTTATGTTTCTTATGGGCCAATGAGGGTCTTTTTTTGTTCGCGCTGAAGTAAATACATAGGGtagttaaaggggtgatgaattgaggaatcaacttttccttgagcttttgatatataaaaggtcgtggtaatataagaaaagcttttatagacaccaggctcagcaaatggtcctgtgcttcatattgacgtcagtgcgcgacgaaacaccgcctctacagcgagtctaatccagtagcctcgctcaccgactcatggaggacTCGTGcaagctggtcaacaacaataaacatgcagaggaagattaagatattgcgctattcctggttgtgaagaacacagtcgctgcataagctttctTCTGATCCTAGGAATGAGaggttaaactttatttttaatgaagtttcagctcacgtgtggaagacatgttcacttcagttcactgcgggatcgtttcaaacaaatctccggtcgatgctggatttggatccgaaaggaatggtgcaacacacatgtgagtaaaacgtgtttttatatgtaatagtactgcattgttatagatcattttgcttatgtgtacgtgtctgacagagcatacctttagcacgctggactcagacatgtatgggccagggctcgtaAAGCCCAGCAGGCTGATCAATCTCTTagtattccgttcttgttctgctattctctctctcgagttgacatctgaagggcgtCGCTCGCGCcgaacatgtatgtgtgtgatatCGTCTGATCTTGCAGGCTacgtgtaatataaaaataatagtcaaaTCAATCACGGGTcgatgaaaaataaaacattgtttttgtttgataaaaacgtttacgagccctgtaatcgagagaatcattctggttgccgattctccctcattctcttctctctctgaaCTGACAgaggagcttaagctcattaaatatgcaaatcttatccaattcAAGCCGTGGGcattccaagtctccagtgcttcacgcccaccaaaacccagcgttttggagagagcctcaaaaccaatgtagaaaatagcctattacttattagttgatgtttttgaatgtaaaaaccacacaaacatcattagttgaccacagacaacagtataaaaaaattaaaaagacagttcatgacacctttaaaaaaaaaaaaaaagtctggcCAATCCGGGGCCCCCTCTACACATCGGGCCCCCTAGGCAAGCCTGTGTGTTAATCCGCGCctgcttgggcgactgtcactctctctcgctaccctGGCTAacaccgctttcgctacagaATCTCCCCACCCGTTTaatttgagcagttcaagaggcacGAAACCTAGGCGAAATAATGGCAGAAAAACAACATTCAAAGTTCACAGtgccgggttttgcagtcagcgaaggcaaacaatgcaaaaaaaggaagacagtacaagaaaagacaatgcacaaaaagtatttggaTAAACAATCAAATGCGAGTAAATATCAgcgtggcttttcaacgatggcGAGAACTGAGGTACCTCAACGGGCTGAAAAACGACTCCTtgatggctgtatttctgctggacaggtaatctttcattttgattatagatttttttggtttatgttttcatgaagcatgtatcaagagcacatgaagctgcctaatatagctaacataacaatacttagcataaagttacaatattatacacttagccattagtagagatgataaatactcaatatgcgtAGCTCAAGTTAatcgctgtcgtgttgaatttcgcaaaatttaaatttagataacaaaatgcatgtgtaaaagctagtacaccgcatccaggaactttttttagaactaagttagctttagctgctAGTAATCaacaaattcatcttcatcacagtataactgatgttattggaaaaacatgtatcaATGATAGCCTTTTCTTTGCCttgtaaatataactagctcattaccgaatcaaacaaaaatatattttaaactttactagtaccggtattctagcttgatagtgagtactaaaagacatcttatttgtttatattcatactgataaagttagatgttttattacatgtgattctgacatgttgtcactacatgcacactgCTCATCTGAGGtgaataatgcgtcttccagctgagcggtcggtgaggcgcgttcgtgtgttttgggggcgtggctttggaaagagctcAGAAGGGAGAatgtggagtgaatggaaataatgagctgtctttaaaacagtcgtgagaggtctacagacactcaatttttatactttctttttcagagtacttacattttaaatatgtattgatatataaagaaagtttaaacaaatttggaaaaaaagttttttaaccaattcttacctaccctacctttaattgTCTTTCTCTCCAGAGCAGTTAACAGTGGGATTATCATTGCAGGTGAAGATTGGATCTGAAAGAATATCATCAAACTTTCAGTTCCATAATTTGTCCTTCACAGTACATCCTCATATTTAGAAACAATCTCGTAAAATTTCATTTTAATCTGCAGCAAATTTAGATGATCAGTCACATGCACTGAGAAATGCAAAAGCTCTTCAAGGAAGTCTTGCAAGTCCTGTGCAGTCACAAGCACATTGAAGTGCTGGCAGAAAAGGCAAACCGATTCTTTGGTATCCGTGAAGGATTCGGCACAAGCACGGTTACATTGTGCCCGCTGCCAATCAACTTTTCCAACATGACTTTCAGATTGATAAAATGACTGCCTCTAGTATGGCAAACTATAATATTCCCACATTCTCTAGAGTTGAACACAGCAAGTAGATGAAGAACAATACAAAATTGTAACCAATACTGTAAAAGAGTCAAGGTTTTCATTCAATGGTACACACTTTAGGGCAATATGGTCCAGATGTCCCGGTTTCACTTTTTCTACTTTGAAATTAAGAATCTGGATTATTATAATTCATTGCAAACATAAACTGACATTTCTTACAGGCACACTTAAGcagaaaatataaataatcaACAGTTGTTAGGAATTTAGCGTGCCCGAGATGCACATATATGAACTGTATTTTTCTATCGGTCAAAATCAATCACTCGTTTTTTCTTTTGCTTTTCTGCTGTGATCTAAAACAGCAACGCATTATGAAGAATTTGCACATTTTAAACCAGACGTAGAGGACTACAGTCAGGATAGTGAAAAGAAAAGCGAACACATCCAGACAGTGGTACTGGTACCAGGTAAGGTTGTGCGCTTCTACACGCAGGTGTTTAGCACCTTTATTGCGCATGACGAACTCAATCCAGAACACCGACTCATCCAAAGGCTTCATTGGTCTGTCATGATGAATCCTGGACAGACGCGTTGCATTCTCTTTATACCTGCGGAGATGAAGAGATATAATGTAATATGTCTGTGTATACTGTGTCTGTGTTATGCAGTGCCAGCAGTGTAAATCAAATGATGTGAGTGACTCACGAGGGGTCATTAATGACGGCGTTGAGTCCATCCACCAGCTCTTGTGGCTGCATGGTCTTGATGTTGTCCATAATAACTGCAACCCCTTTGGCCTTCATATGAGCCAAATTATCTGGCTGGTCACCAAACAAGGGGATCCCAACCATTGGAACAGCATGATATATGGCCTCATATATGCCATTAGTGCCTCCATGAGTGATAAACGCTCTGGTTTTAGGGTGGCCTGGATCAGGAGACAAACATGGATTAACAATCATGGAAAAGCAAAAGTCATTGGGACAGATTATATGAAGCAAACTCCAAATTACACAACCAAGACTCAAGAAGAATTTAAACAGCGCAAATAATAAATTGTTGTATAGCCTACTGAATAAATAATGGCCTATAAGAATAGAATGACAATTAAACCCTCCGCCTTATTTTCTAATTTTCTAATTTTCTAAATTTTGTTACCtttagtgtattttttttaaaactatttttaagcaggaatgcttttttttatataatcttttcatatatttaaaaatatataaatgaaagtATTGTATTTGCTTTAAAAAAGTTGCATACAATGATAAATTATAATACAAACCCAATAAATCATTCTGAGGGATCCACTTATATATTCTGGTGTTTTCACCAAGAGTATCTGGCTTCTCTCCACCGTATCTCCATAAGACCTGTGAATAAAACACACAACCACACTCTCCACTGATCAGTGATAATAACGAGATTATAAAGAAACTACTTGAGTAAATGTTCACAAAACTACTTTCCTTTATTAAAATCACATAGATCAGCAGTGTTTATGAGTTCATGATGTTTGGGTGGAACAGATGTAAGAATGGTCAGTTACCTTCTGTGGGATCTGTGCCAGTGCAGAGGCGATCCTATTGCTCGTCTCATTGGGCATTTTGTCTATCAAAGACCCCAAAGTGAAGACCACAATCCCATCATCCCCTGAGCTCTGCACAAACTCCTCCATGTCCTACACATTAAAAGACATCATGAACTTATAGTGTGAAAATGGACTCTGATTACTGTTAATTCAAGTGCAAATGACTCGAGTCATcttttagttaataaaaaatataaaataaagtttgtacattttgtttttatgtttaagTTGCATACAATCACAATTGAGCTAATATAAATGACGCAAAGAGACTTGAGCCACTGCTGACTCCAGAGGAGATAAAATGATAGACATTGTGAGCGTACGCCACCTTGGCAGTTGATGTATCTCAGTATTTGGGTAGCATCCAGGAGGCCGAGGCTGCATGCCCATTTTATACAGTGCCCCAATATATTCTGGAGCCATCTGTTGTGACAAAAACATGCCTGGAGACTTGTTCTAAGGGCCCTCCGGCCCATGGGGACGTGGGGAGACAGGGACAGCTCAAAGGACCTTGTACTGTTATGCCTGACCCTCAAAGGCAAATCAAAGAAAAGGTCTGTGTCGAGGTAGAATCACGATGTGAAAGTATGTGTCCTTCAGGTCGATTGATGTGAACCAATCTTAGGAATGAATGCATGTGATGATGCACTTCTGCGCTAGCATCTTAAACAAAAGCTTGGAAATGGCCCAATTCAAGACAAACAGATCAAAGATCAAACATAACCTACCATCTTTCTTGGGTATGATGAATTTAGGGCTGTAAAACCCACGATCTCCATGCGCAGGACATGGACGTTTTTGCCTGCCACCGTTTGGATGCTTCCTCTGTACAGCTGCATGGTAAGCCTTGGCAGCCAGCTGCCGTTGTCTTACATCTCTTGGACTTGAGACGCGGACAATTCTGCTAGATGGCAGCAACTTTGCAATTGCATGCTCCACCTGGGGAATGTTCTCGTAACCGTTGTGGCTGTGAACCACATGCCGCACCCAGGAACCAAACATCCAACGGTAAGTGCTTGGGACAAGGTGGAGGGTTCCTCTCCAAGCCCACGGGCAAGCATGGTCGTCAACTCTGCCTCATCTTCCTCTGCGTAGGACAATAGCCCATCTCTTCGCTCTGAGATCAGATGTCAATATGCTAGGTCCATGAGAAGGACCACCATCATTCGGCACAGAACACTGCAGAGGAGTGGGAGGTCCGTGGGGACTGGCTACCCCACTGTAACCCTCAGGTCTCCCCGAGTGTTAACCATGCTTGTGGCTCTGCGTTGCACGCTGCGTGCTGGATCACAGCAGAAGGGAATCGATCGCTCACAAGGAAGGAGTCTCACCACAGTGTTAACATGGTCATATTCTTGCAATGAGGAGATGAACCATCCATGAACACGGTCTCAGCATGCTTTCAGCAGTGATCGTGGCGGTCAGATGAAAACAGATTCAGACAAATTCCACTCACCAATTCAACTGGCTGGTGATCCCTAGTGAGTCCCCATTTGTCAGTCGACATAAGTAGCGACTGACAGATGGGGAAATGCAAGTTATTACTGATTTAAGTGTATGTTTTAAGAAATGCAGATATCCTATCTTCTTAATAACTACAAATGAGGTAGAATCTTTAAAAAGACAGATGCAC from Pseudorasbora parva isolate DD20220531a chromosome 3, ASM2467924v1, whole genome shotgun sequence carries:
- the LOC137071492 gene encoding UDP-glucuronosyltransferase 2B15-like isoform X6; its protein translation is MFYSQVLWRYNGDEPDTLGKNTRIYEWILQNDFLGHPKTRAFITHGGTNGIYEAIYHAVPMVGIPLFGDQPDNLAHMKAKGVAVVMDFNRMQIQDLVDGLSAVINNPSYKENAMRLSRIHHDRPMKPLDESVFWIEFVMRNKGRPTSYCEMMGKADIWLIRTYWDFEFPRPFLPNFKYIGGLHCTPAKPLPKDMEEFVQSSGDDGIVVFTLGSLIDKMPNETSNRIASALAQIPQKVLWRYGGEKPDTLGENTRIYKWIPQNDLLGHPKTRAFITHGGTNGIYEAIYHAVPMVGIPLFGDQPDNLAHMKAKGVAVIMDNIKTMQPQELVDGLNAVINDPSYKENATRLSRIHHDRPMKPLDESVFWIEFVMRNKGAKHLRVEAHNLTWYQYHCLDVFAFLFTILTVVLYVWFKMCKFFIMRCCFRSQQKSKRKNE